A genomic segment from Biomphalaria glabrata chromosome 16, xgBioGlab47.1, whole genome shotgun sequence encodes:
- the LOC106077661 gene encoding RAB6-interacting golgin-like encodes MAGWSGFSDEDLRKMRLASLPDSENSAPTRKTGKSVVAQRITSNKPASQNSTAPQRKEKNALNPNVITSENKQIDHQNKIHNKKGIDNKKETDSSSQPAVTITPSQTFDGSLTERVPESPGSLVAVENDIKELDEAEAFNVELSNVQKFQQQQKVIEEANKHKRALLAQAIENRRKKAKAEAEKLMRVQQELNHLDTLLTADVSIIRDRIEIASLEYNDAQKRYEKAEKEFIAAKMDLFAKGEVKEQLTEHLYTIIHQNEVRKAKKLVELMEKLAMEVTADEWELTIPAIPQLTNFTAVATLHGPAHGHSKDRTKEDEKTSPQTANELEKNVKVNSEDLNGKVIQVCDDEDVKVKGIKPEAQSSEAFVSNESQTISLPCNGAALNAVEQCEQVEQCKVVDTESPPPDVSDINRNIATFKTCEESASTDCDVNHQASKHQENVIATPVEEAATSPPPVHINNGWKHPFS; translated from the exons ATGGCTGGATGGTCAGGATTTAGCGATGAAGATCTTCGAAAAATGCGATTAGCTAGTTTACCAGATTCAG aaaatagTGCAcccacaagaaaaactggtaaGTCTGTTGTGGCACAAAGAATTACTTCAAACAAGCCAGCTAGCCAGAATTCCACCGCTCCTCAGAGAAAGGAGAAAAATGCATTGAACCCAAATGTTATCACCTCTGAGAATAAACAAATTGATCACCAAAATAAAATTCATAACAAAAAGGGAATTGATAACAAAAAGGAAACTGACTCTTCTTCACAGCCAGCTGTCACTATTACACCTTCCCAGACATTTGATGGTAGTTTGACTGAGAGGGTACCAGAATCACCTGGCAGTTTAGTCGCTgttgaaaatgatattaaggaattGGATGAAGCTGAGGCATTCAA tgtgGAACTGAGTAATGTTCAGAAATTTCAACAGCAGCAGAAAGTCATAGAGGAAGCCAATAAGCATAAGAGAGCTCTCCTGGCTCAGGCTATAGAAAACAG GAGGAAGAAGGCCAAAGCAGAAGCAGAGAAGTTAATGAGAGTACAGCAAGAGTTAAATCACCTGGACACCCTCCTGACGGCTGATGTCAGTATCATCCGAGACAGAATTGAAATCGCAAGCCTAGAGTACAACGATGCCCA AAAACGCTATGAGAAAGCTGAGAAGGAGTTTATAGCGGCAAAGATGGATCTGTTTGCTAAGGGGGAAGTGAAAGAGCAACTGACGGAGCACCTATACACCATTATACACCAGAATGAGGTCAGGAAGGCCAAAAAATTGGTGGAGCTGATGGAGAAACTGGCCATGGAGGTCACGGCTGATGAATGGGAGCTGACCATACCAGCCATACCCCAACTGACTAATTTCACTGCAGTAGCTACATTGCATGGCCCAGCCCATGGTCATTCAAAAGACAGGACTAAAGAAGACGAAAAGACTAGTCCACAAACGGCGAATGAGctagaaaaaaatgtgaaagtgAATTCTGAAGATCTTAATGGAAAGGTCATTCAAGTTTGTGATGACGAAGACGTTAAGGTAAAGGGCATTAAGCCTGAAGCTCAAAGTTCAGAGGCTTTTGTGTCTAATGAATCTCAAACTATTAGTCTCCCTTGTAATGGCGCGGCATTGAATGCTGTGGAGCAGTGCGAACAAGTAGAACAGTGCAAGGTAGTCGACACAGAGTCACCTCCCCCCGATGTATCCGACATTAACCGAAATATAGCAACTTTCAAAACATGTGAAGAAAGTGCATCTACTGACTGCGACGTAAACCACCAGGCCAGCAAGCATCAAGAAAATGTGATAGCCACACCTGTGGAAGAAGCAGCAACATCTCCGCCACCAGTTCACATCAATAATGGATGGAAGCATCCATTCAGTTGA